One genomic window of Nitrosomonas sp. Is35 includes the following:
- a CDS encoding HD-GYP domain-containing protein, whose amino-acid sequence MQSEEDLFTHQDTLANLHENFPLTEKLRFLHQIIRQDFPFVDRLAIALFDEKTEMLKTYTHSTEGNDSPVTTYEAPLSGAPSLLAIIEHRRPRLVQDLNLFAKGTHEHTKRVAATGYKSSYTMPLYQSGAFIGFLFFNSLQEHPFEPKALRQIDIYGHLIALMVINELSAIRTLLAAVRAARSMTHYRDLETGSHIDRTAHYARLIARELAPSYGISDEQIEHIFLFSPMHDVGKIGIPDNILRKPSRLNEAEFDIMKTHPAKGREIIDSVLEDFGLGAFGHTNILRNIAEFHHEAVDGSGYPNGLKGEEIPIEARISAVADVFDALTSRRSYKAPWSNEKAFGMLRQMSNSKLDQDCVEALINNAAKVLEIQQRFRDIDLM is encoded by the coding sequence ATGCAATCCGAAGAAGATTTATTTACCCACCAGGATACGCTGGCGAATTTGCATGAAAATTTCCCGTTAACCGAGAAATTGCGTTTTCTGCATCAAATCATCCGCCAGGATTTTCCCTTTGTCGACCGTTTGGCGATTGCGTTGTTCGATGAAAAAACGGAAATGCTCAAAACGTATACGCACAGTACCGAAGGCAACGATAGTCCGGTGACCACCTACGAGGCGCCGCTAAGCGGTGCGCCGTCGTTATTGGCCATCATTGAGCACCGCCGCCCGCGCTTGGTGCAGGATCTGAACCTCTTTGCCAAAGGCACGCACGAACACACCAAGCGGGTAGCCGCCACAGGTTATAAATCAAGCTATACCATGCCACTGTATCAAAGCGGCGCTTTTATCGGTTTTTTGTTCTTTAATTCGCTGCAAGAACACCCTTTTGAGCCAAAAGCGCTGCGCCAGATCGATATTTACGGTCATTTGATTGCGTTGATGGTGATCAATGAGCTTTCCGCCATACGCACCTTACTTGCCGCCGTGCGTGCGGCACGCAGCATGACGCATTACCGCGATCTTGAAACCGGTTCGCATATCGACCGGACTGCACACTACGCCCGCCTGATCGCACGTGAACTGGCGCCGAGTTATGGCATTTCCGATGAACAGATCGAACATATTTTTTTGTTTTCACCGATGCACGATGTCGGCAAAATCGGCATTCCGGATAACATCCTGCGCAAACCCAGCAGGCTGAACGAAGCGGAATTCGATATCATGAAAACGCATCCGGCGAAGGGCCGCGAGATCATTGATTCCGTGCTGGAAGATTTTGGTTTGGGCGCGTTTGGTCACACCAATATATTGCGCAATATCGCCGAATTTCATCATGAAGCGGTCGACGGCAGCGGTTACCCGAATGGTTTGAAAGGCGAGGAAATTCCGATTGAAGCGCGCATCAGCGCGGTAGCCGATGTTTTCGATGCGCTAACGTCGCGGCGGTCGTACAAGGCACCGTGGAGTAATGAAAAAGCATTCGGTATGCTGCGGCAAATGTCCAATTCCAAGCTGGATCAGGATTGTGTCGAAGCGTTGATCAATAATGCCGCGAAAGTGCTGGAAATACAGCAGCGCTTTCGCGATATCGACTTGATGTAG
- a CDS encoding PA4780 family RIO1-like protein kinase, translated as MRIPKRLEPLIEEGLIDSVICQLMSGKEAMIYMVRSGEQIRCAKVYKESNKCNFHQRACYTEGRKTKNSRRARAIENGSHYGRSAREESWQSTEVDMLCRLGMAGIRVPKFYNFFSGVLLMELVTDAGGNVAPRLNDLILTPKQARTYHKILIEQIVTMLCAGIVHGDLSPYNVLVDSHGPVIIDLPQAVNAASNFQARHMIKRDIDNLTTFLSRFAPELAQSDYAAEIWSYYQRGKLPQARLTGTIKQQNKPVNVGNVLQIIDSAIKKEIAWQRHKQTRWNNNLSQC; from the coding sequence ATGAGAATACCCAAACGACTAGAACCGCTGATTGAAGAAGGTTTGATTGATAGCGTAATTTGCCAGCTCATGAGCGGTAAAGAAGCGATGATTTATATGGTGCGCAGTGGCGAGCAAATCCGTTGCGCCAAAGTATACAAAGAAAGCAACAAGTGCAATTTCCATCAACGCGCCTGCTACACCGAAGGGCGCAAGACTAAAAACAGCCGCCGCGCCCGTGCAATAGAGAACGGCAGCCATTATGGCCGCAGCGCACGCGAAGAATCCTGGCAAAGCACCGAAGTCGACATGCTATGCCGCCTGGGAATGGCAGGTATTCGCGTGCCGAAATTCTATAACTTTTTTTCCGGCGTGCTCTTGATGGAGCTGGTTACCGATGCGGGAGGAAATGTAGCGCCGCGGTTGAATGATCTGATACTAACGCCAAAGCAAGCACGCACCTATCACAAAATTTTAATCGAGCAAATTGTCACCATGCTGTGCGCCGGGATCGTGCACGGCGACCTGTCGCCATACAATGTGCTGGTCGATAGCCATGGCCCGGTAATCATTGATCTACCCCAGGCCGTTAACGCAGCCAGTAATTTCCAAGCGCGCCATATGATCAAACGCGACATCGATAACCTGACGACATTTTTGAGCCGCTTTGCGCCGGAATTAGCACAATCCGACTATGCGGCGGAAATATGGTCTTACTATCAACGCGGGAAGCTACCTCAGGCACGCTTAACCGGAACCATTAAACAGCAAAACAAACCTGTTAACGTTGGCAATGTCCTGCAGATTATTGATAGCGCCATCAAAAAAGAAATTGCCTGGCAGCGGCATAAACAAACCCGATGGAATAATAATTTGTCACAATGTTGA
- a CDS encoding FxDxF family PEP-CTERM protein, which translates to MMLRKLAMSIITAGALVIGSGAQAATYHFGHLLSGGGPTTVHLADLDINDLGGGHWSFFLHNINLSAFGSGAFVGAMAVDGLTPSSVTVVPGGGVSTVSKNPGGGPGGSFDFRYDFGRGSDKLKTGETVSWDAFGLGSSHLPINGELALHVQGTSFSPNSAWYVSPVPEPETYAMLLVGLGLLGFSARRRK; encoded by the coding sequence ATGATGTTAAGAAAACTGGCAATGTCCATTATCACAGCGGGCGCTCTTGTTATCGGAAGCGGTGCCCAAGCAGCAACTTATCATTTTGGGCACCTGCTATCCGGCGGCGGCCCCACAACAGTGCACCTTGCAGATTTGGATATCAATGATCTGGGTGGCGGACACTGGTCATTCTTTCTTCACAATATTAATTTAAGCGCATTTGGCTCTGGTGCATTTGTCGGTGCAATGGCTGTAGATGGTTTAACACCTAGCTCTGTAACAGTCGTACCCGGCGGTGGCGTGAGTACTGTTAGCAAAAACCCCGGTGGCGGCCCCGGCGGCAGCTTTGATTTTAGATATGATTTTGGCCGTGGAAGCGATAAGCTTAAAACTGGCGAAACAGTTTCATGGGATGCTTTTGGATTAGGCAGCTCGCATCTCCCGATTAACGGAGAGTTGGCTTTACATGTGCAAGGCACAAGCTTCTCGCCAAATTCTGCATGGTACGTCTCGCCCGTTCCAGAACCAGAAACCTACGCTATGTTGCTGGTTGGTTTAGGCCTGCTAGGATTCTCGGCACGCCGTAGAAAATAA
- a CDS encoding exosortase system-associated protein, TIGR04073 family: MIYIISRFTLLVVLSLLFSFQAHARETITADVYFNRAGTKILSGVANVATGWMELPKNISLWNQRDQNALIGITEGLLWGVFHTVGRTGNGALDLVTFWLPTYPIPDPLFVWDDFSKESEYHGWRMGR, encoded by the coding sequence ATGATATACATAATATCCAGATTTACCTTGCTTGTTGTTCTATCATTACTTTTTTCGTTTCAAGCGCATGCGCGTGAAACAATAACTGCCGACGTTTATTTTAACAGGGCTGGCACGAAGATTCTAAGCGGTGTTGCTAATGTGGCTACCGGTTGGATGGAGTTGCCGAAAAATATCTCTTTATGGAACCAAAGAGATCAAAATGCGTTGATTGGTATTACTGAAGGATTGTTATGGGGCGTTTTTCATACGGTTGGCAGGACAGGCAATGGCGCATTGGATCTTGTGACTTTCTGGTTACCCACTTATCCGATTCCGGATCCGCTGTTTGTCTGGGATGATTTCTCAAAAGAATCGGAATATCACGGTTGGCGGATGGGCCGGTGA
- a CDS encoding sigma-54 dependent transcriptional regulator produces the protein MSVDSERSVNSHRKTASPHILIVDDEPDIIELLELTLARMGMDVSSAQCIGDAKQLLQSRQFQLCLTDMRLPDGDGLELVKYIAQHCADLPVAVITAHGTTENAVAALKAGAFDYLPKPVSLKQLRDLVKSALSLPPMQPESAVQVSQRVLLGESPPMLQLRATIDKLSRSQAAVYISGESGSGKELAARMIHERSARHTQPFVAVNCGAIPENLMESEFFGYKKGAFTGAEKDHDGFFLAANGGTLFLDEVADLPLTMQVKLLRVIQEKQVRRIGETQEKSVDVRIISATHKKLNLCVETGQFRQDLYYRLNVIELNMPALREMREDIPLIAEAVLAKLCREAGRPACGLKKDALALLKSYDYPGNVRELENILERTLALCFDTEIGKEDLQLPHKAKEIPQIATIRLPVDLEQNLPLQDFLDRLERDSIVKALNENRYNRTKAAKILGITVRSLRYRMERLGLNDRA, from the coding sequence ATGTCTGTAGATAGCGAACGATCCGTCAATTCCCATAGAAAAACCGCTTCTCCGCATATTCTGATTGTGGATGATGAACCCGATATTATCGAATTACTTGAATTGACGCTGGCTCGCATGGGAATGGATGTTTCCAGTGCGCAGTGTATTGGCGACGCCAAGCAGTTGCTGCAATCCCGGCAATTTCAGTTATGTTTGACCGATATGCGTTTGCCGGATGGAGATGGGCTGGAGCTGGTTAAATATATTGCACAGCATTGCGCGGATTTGCCGGTCGCCGTGATCACTGCGCATGGCACCACGGAAAATGCCGTGGCTGCGCTTAAAGCCGGCGCCTTTGATTATTTGCCCAAACCGGTTTCGTTAAAACAACTGCGCGATCTGGTCAAATCAGCTTTGAGCCTGCCGCCGATGCAGCCTGAATCGGCAGTGCAAGTCAGTCAGCGTGTGTTATTAGGCGAATCTCCGCCGATGCTTCAGCTGCGCGCAACGATTGATAAACTTTCCCGTAGTCAGGCTGCGGTTTACATCAGCGGTGAATCCGGTAGCGGCAAGGAACTTGCGGCCAGAATGATTCATGAGAGGAGCGCGCGTCACACACAGCCTTTTGTCGCCGTCAATTGCGGTGCGATCCCGGAGAATTTGATGGAAAGCGAGTTTTTCGGGTATAAGAAGGGCGCCTTTACCGGTGCGGAAAAAGATCATGACGGTTTTTTTCTGGCAGCGAATGGCGGTACTCTGTTTTTGGATGAAGTCGCCGATTTGCCATTGACGATGCAGGTCAAACTGCTCAGGGTGATACAGGAAAAACAAGTCAGGAGAATCGGTGAGACACAAGAAAAAAGTGTCGATGTGCGCATCATTAGCGCCACACATAAAAAACTCAACCTGTGCGTCGAGACCGGGCAATTCCGCCAGGATTTGTACTACCGGCTGAATGTGATCGAATTGAATATGCCGGCGCTACGCGAAATGCGCGAAGATATTCCGCTGATCGCAGAAGCCGTGCTGGCCAAGCTATGCCGGGAAGCGGGGCGGCCAGCTTGTGGTCTGAAGAAAGACGCGCTGGCACTGCTCAAGAGCTACGATTATCCGGGTAATGTGCGTGAGCTTGAAAATATACTGGAGCGAACACTTGCGCTGTGTTTTGACACGGAAATTGGAAAAGAGGATTTGCAGTTACCACATAAAGCAAAAGAGATTCCGCAAATTGCCACGATCAGGCTCCCCGTCGATCTGGAACAGAATCTGCCGCTGCAGGATTTTCTCGATCGACTGGAGAGAGATTCCATCGTCAAGGCATTAAATGAAAACCGGTACAACCGCACCAAAGCGGCCAAGATTCTGGGGATTACGGTCCGTTCGCTGCGTTACCGGATGGAACGTTTAGGATTAAATGACAGAGCGTAG
- a CDS encoding two-component system sensor histidine kinase NtrB, whose product MIVSWQSGFANLGSYHYQLFLYAGIGHVLFSGLFMLLIRLRFPCFNRQLAIQVISDIAFFSLMLYASGGLQSGLGVLLLVSLAGAGLISRGRLALFFASIATISLLLQETYSLWTVDHYAAQYSQAGLLSMAYFAVAWLAHRLAKYTLASEQLAKERGIDLANMAQVNQLVIQDLHEGVLVVDQYGYIRQRNAYAERLFDLNVSADKAERLKLSDCMPELASRLTSWQGDSSISFDLLRLAHSNALVRTRFLPIQADSRNGVVIFLEDMGRIQAQLQQLKLAALGRLTANIAHEIRNPLSAINHAAELLEEEQLESNTDPRLVRIICDNTRRLNKIVQDVLQLNRRNIAKPDLIDLHEFMGKFLEEFCHAEKMDGNVFVLRNSNHHWISFDRDHLNQVLWNLCRNAWRHCCKQVGSVRIELSVAANENNVCLDIVDDGPGIDPQQVKQIFEPFFTTAAGGTGLGLYIARELCETNQASLDYIEGSSGGHFRIICQSNQSCL is encoded by the coding sequence TTGATTGTCTCATGGCAATCCGGATTCGCGAACCTTGGTTCTTATCACTATCAGCTGTTTTTATATGCCGGCATTGGCCATGTGCTTTTCAGCGGCTTGTTCATGCTGCTGATCAGGTTGCGTTTTCCTTGTTTTAACCGGCAACTGGCAATCCAGGTCATCAGCGATATCGCATTTTTCTCGCTGATGCTTTATGCCAGTGGCGGCTTACAAAGCGGTTTGGGTGTTTTATTGTTGGTATCGCTGGCTGGAGCGGGTCTTATCAGCCGCGGTCGCTTAGCGTTGTTTTTTGCTTCTATTGCGACGATCAGCCTGCTGCTGCAGGAAACGTACTCCTTATGGACGGTCGATCATTACGCTGCGCAATATTCGCAGGCTGGTTTATTGAGCATGGCGTATTTTGCCGTTGCCTGGCTGGCGCATCGATTGGCCAAATATACCTTGGCCAGTGAACAGCTGGCCAAAGAGCGCGGCATCGATCTGGCGAATATGGCGCAAGTCAATCAATTGGTTATTCAAGACTTGCATGAAGGGGTATTGGTTGTCGATCAGTACGGTTATATCCGGCAGCGTAATGCCTATGCGGAACGGTTATTTGATCTGAATGTATCTGCGGATAAAGCGGAACGGCTCAAATTATCCGATTGTATGCCCGAGTTAGCCAGCCGTCTTACCAGCTGGCAGGGTGATAGCAGTATCAGTTTCGATTTGCTGCGCCTAGCCCATAGTAACGCCCTGGTGCGGACGCGTTTTCTTCCAATACAAGCGGATTCCCGCAACGGCGTTGTTATTTTCCTCGAGGATATGGGGCGCATACAGGCGCAGTTACAGCAGTTAAAACTTGCCGCCTTAGGACGTCTGACGGCTAACATTGCCCATGAAATCCGTAATCCGCTGTCCGCCATCAATCACGCGGCTGAACTATTGGAAGAAGAGCAGCTTGAGAGCAATACAGATCCGCGCCTTGTACGCATCATTTGTGATAATACCCGGCGTTTAAACAAGATCGTCCAGGATGTGCTGCAATTAAACCGGCGTAATATTGCAAAGCCTGATTTGATTGATTTACATGAGTTTATGGGAAAATTTCTGGAGGAGTTTTGTCACGCGGAAAAAATGGACGGGAATGTGTTCGTGTTGAGAAATTCCAACCATCACTGGATAAGTTTTGATCGCGATCACTTGAATCAAGTACTCTGGAATTTATGCCGCAATGCGTGGAGACACTGCTGCAAACAGGTGGGTAGTGTTCGCATCGAGTTATCCGTAGCGGCCAATGAAAATAATGTCTGCCTGGATATCGTGGATGATGGTCCGGGTATCGATCCGCAACAGGTGAAGCAGATTTTTGAGCCGTTTTTTACCACGGCTGCCGGAGGTACCGGTCTGGGTTTATATATTGCGCGCGAATTGTGCGAAACCAATCAAGCCTCGCTGGATTACATTGAAGGTTCCAGCGGCGGACATTTCCGTATTATTTGCCAAAGTAATCAATCATGTCTGTAG
- a CDS encoding PP0621 family protein, whose product MGKLIFYVLIALLIYWIIRSRRPKQEKHEASPESVEDMVNCAQCGVYLPKSEAIHSHTKYFCSHEHCDLYIKSST is encoded by the coding sequence ATGGGTAAATTAATTTTTTACGTACTGATCGCACTGCTGATTTATTGGATAATCAGAAGCCGCCGCCCCAAGCAGGAAAAGCATGAAGCTTCACCGGAATCTGTTGAGGATATGGTGAATTGCGCGCAATGCGGTGTTTATCTGCCGAAAAGTGAAGCTATCCATAGTCATACTAAATATTTTTGTAGTCACGAGCATTGTGACTTGTATATAAAATCTTCAACTTGA
- the ispB gene encoding octaprenyl diphosphate synthase, translated as MSIENIRSFIAQDMNIVDDVIRAKLHSHVLLIRQVSEYIIDSGGKRLRPALVILSAGAFGYKGKFHYNLAAVVEFIHTATLLHDDVVDESELRRNRETANALFGNAASVLVGDFLYSRAFQMMVEVDNMRVMQVLADATNTIAEGEVLQLLNCRDPQVTEENYLQVIRYKTAKLFEAASRLGAILGGATPEEENAMSIYGMHLGTAFQLIDDMLDYTGNNQDIGKNLGDDLAEGKPTLPLIYAMRVGTPEQAGIIRRAIENGGEEGFQPVLDVIQKTAALDYARKCAEAEIVTATAAIASLPDSENKKCLMQLADFAITRNH; from the coding sequence GTGTCAATCGAAAATATTAGAAGCTTCATCGCGCAAGACATGAACATCGTTGACGATGTGATTCGCGCAAAATTGCATTCTCATGTCCTTCTGATTCGCCAGGTTAGTGAATATATAATTGATAGCGGAGGTAAGCGGCTACGCCCTGCATTGGTGATTTTATCGGCGGGCGCGTTTGGGTATAAGGGTAAATTTCATTACAACCTCGCAGCGGTTGTCGAGTTTATCCATACCGCAACTTTGCTGCATGATGATGTGGTCGATGAGTCGGAACTACGGCGCAATAGAGAAACCGCCAATGCATTGTTTGGCAATGCCGCCAGTGTTCTGGTAGGGGATTTTCTTTATTCCAGGGCATTCCAGATGATGGTGGAAGTCGACAACATGCGCGTAATGCAGGTCTTGGCGGACGCTACCAATACGATTGCCGAAGGGGAAGTCCTGCAGCTGCTCAATTGCCGCGATCCGCAAGTGACGGAAGAAAACTATCTGCAAGTCATTCGTTATAAAACCGCCAAATTGTTTGAAGCAGCAAGCCGGTTAGGCGCGATTCTCGGTGGTGCGACGCCGGAAGAAGAAAATGCCATGTCGATTTACGGTATGCATTTGGGCACAGCATTTCAACTTATTGACGACATGCTCGACTATACCGGCAACAATCAAGATATCGGCAAGAATCTGGGTGACGATCTGGCCGAAGGAAAACCGACATTGCCGCTTATTTATGCCATGCGTGTGGGTACCCCGGAACAAGCCGGCATTATCCGCAGGGCGATTGAAAATGGCGGGGAAGAGGGGTTTCAGCCCGTCCTTGATGTGATCCAGAAAACCGCAGCACTGGATTATGCGCGGAAATGCGCCGAGGCTGAGATTGTAACCGCGACCGCTGCGATAGCATCCTTGCCGGATTCGGAAAACAAAAAATGCCTTATGCAATTGGCGGATTTCGCCATTACCCGCAATCATTAA
- the rplU gene encoding 50S ribosomal protein L21: protein MYAVIKTGGKQYRIQVGEKLKVEQLQVENGSELVIDQVLMVADGDKVSVGTPLISGAKVSATVLGQGRHDKIRIFKMRRRKHYQKHQGHRQNYTEIQITGISA, encoded by the coding sequence ATGTATGCGGTCATAAAAACCGGCGGTAAACAGTATCGAATTCAAGTGGGTGAGAAACTGAAGGTGGAGCAACTGCAAGTGGAAAATGGCAGTGAGCTTGTTATCGATCAGGTATTGATGGTGGCTGATGGTGACAAAGTATCCGTGGGCACACCGCTTATCAGTGGCGCCAAAGTCAGTGCGACGGTTCTTGGTCAAGGCCGTCACGACAAAATTCGCATTTTCAAGATGCGCCGTCGCAAACACTACCAAAAGCATCAAGGTCACCGGCAGAATTATACTGAAATACAAATCACCGGTATTTCAGCTTAA
- the rpmA gene encoding 50S ribosomal protein L27 — MAHKKAGGSSRNGRDSHSKRLGVKRYGGELISAGSIIIRQRGTQVHPGENVGIGKDHTLFAKVTGTVNFSIKGALRRKVASVIPA, encoded by the coding sequence ATGGCACATAAGAAAGCGGGCGGAAGTTCTAGAAACGGACGCGATTCACACTCAAAACGGCTTGGTGTTAAACGCTACGGCGGTGAATTGATCTCAGCCGGATCGATTATCATCAGACAGCGCGGCACGCAGGTTCACCCGGGAGAGAATGTCGGCATCGGTAAAGATCATACTTTATTTGCCAAAGTGACAGGAACAGTGAATTTCAGTATCAAGGGTGCATTACGACGCAAAGTAGCAAGCGTAATACCTGCGTAA
- the cgtA gene encoding Obg family GTPase CgtA — MKFIDEAVIQVLAGKGGDGVASFRREKYIPKGGPDGGDGGRGGSVFAVADRNINTLIDYRFARIHRAKNGQNGQGSDRYGKSAEDIILRMPVGTLIKDINTGEVVADLVHDQQKILLAKGGNGGIGNLHFKSSTNRAPRQFTFGEPGQELELKLELKVLADVGLLGMPNAGKSTLIRAVSAARPKVADYPFTTLQPNLGMVRVDQNRSFVMADIPGLIEGAAEGVGLGHRFLKHLTRTRLLLHVVDMMPPNEDTDLVHEAQALAEELKKYDEALYQKPRWLVMNKTDMMPEDERDEICRQFVEKLGWQDKYFIISALTSEGCQLLTYAIMEYLEQHLPPQPENPIPENELANPC; from the coding sequence ATGAAGTTCATAGACGAAGCGGTTATCCAGGTATTGGCGGGCAAAGGCGGTGATGGCGTCGCCAGCTTCCGGCGCGAGAAATATATCCCCAAGGGCGGGCCCGATGGCGGCGATGGCGGCCGAGGGGGCAGCGTATTTGCCGTAGCCGACCGCAACATCAATACCTTGATCGATTACCGCTTCGCCCGCATTCACCGCGCCAAGAATGGCCAAAACGGTCAAGGCTCGGATCGCTATGGAAAAAGCGCCGAAGATATCATTCTGCGTATGCCGGTCGGCACGCTGATTAAGGATATCAATACCGGTGAAGTCGTCGCCGATCTGGTGCATGACCAGCAAAAAATTCTTCTAGCCAAAGGCGGCAACGGCGGTATCGGCAATCTGCACTTCAAATCCAGCACCAATCGCGCACCACGGCAATTCACCTTCGGTGAGCCCGGCCAGGAACTCGAGTTGAAACTGGAACTCAAGGTGCTCGCCGACGTCGGCTTACTCGGTATGCCGAATGCTGGAAAATCCACGCTCATCCGCGCAGTATCGGCCGCGCGCCCGAAAGTAGCCGACTATCCGTTCACCACCTTGCAACCGAACCTTGGCATGGTGCGCGTTGACCAGAACCGCAGTTTCGTCATGGCCGATATCCCTGGGCTGATCGAAGGTGCGGCCGAAGGTGTAGGACTAGGGCATCGCTTCCTGAAACATTTGACTCGCACCCGGCTGCTGCTGCATGTGGTCGACATGATGCCGCCGAATGAAGATACCGATCTCGTGCATGAAGCCCAAGCACTGGCTGAAGAGCTGAAAAAATACGACGAAGCACTGTATCAAAAACCGCGCTGGCTGGTGATGAACAAAACCGACATGATGCCGGAAGACGAACGCGACGAAATCTGTCGTCAGTTTGTGGAAAAACTGGGATGGCAAGACAAATACTTCATCATTTCGGCATTGACGAGCGAAGGCTGCCAGCTTCTGACGTACGCCATCATGGAATATCTGGAGCAGCATCTACCGCCACAACCTGAAAACCCGATTCCGGAAAACGAACTAGCGAATCCATGTTAA
- the proB gene encoding glutamate 5-kinase, protein MLKQARRIIIKVGSSLVTNQGKGLDHAALAGWAAQIATLKQMGKEIILVSSGAIAEGMQRLNWESRPTALYELQAAAAVGQMGLAQAYASSFSQYGLQTAQVLLTHEDLSNRKRYLNARSTLTTLLKLNIIPIINENDTVATDEIRFGDNDTLAALVTNLVEADALVILTDQAGLYTSDPRKNADAKLLPEVHAGDPALEKMAGGVGSAISRGGMQTKVIAAKRAARSGADTIVASGHEDNVLVRLSQDEAIGTRFVAKLPVLAARKQWLADYLQVRGYVTLDPGAVKALIDDGKSLLPIGVTDVNGEFERGETVSCLDSDGREIARGLINYSAVETQKILKQPSSEIEAILGYVDEPELIHRNNLVLL, encoded by the coding sequence ATGTTAAAGCAAGCACGCCGCATCATCATCAAAGTAGGCAGCAGCCTGGTCACCAATCAAGGCAAAGGACTCGACCACGCCGCACTGGCCGGCTGGGCGGCGCAAATCGCCACACTCAAGCAAATGGGCAAGGAAATCATCCTGGTTTCTTCCGGCGCGATTGCCGAAGGCATGCAACGGCTCAACTGGGAAAGCCGCCCTACTGCACTGTATGAATTGCAAGCAGCGGCCGCCGTGGGCCAAATGGGATTGGCGCAAGCCTACGCATCCAGCTTCTCGCAGTATGGTCTGCAAACCGCGCAAGTGCTGCTGACGCACGAGGATCTGTCGAACCGCAAACGCTATCTGAATGCACGCTCGACGCTGACCACGCTGCTCAAACTGAACATCATCCCCATCATCAACGAAAACGATACCGTCGCCACCGATGAAATCCGCTTTGGCGATAACGACACGCTCGCGGCTCTGGTTACCAATCTGGTGGAAGCCGACGCGCTGGTGATTCTGACCGATCAAGCCGGTTTGTATACCAGCGATCCGCGCAAGAATGCGGATGCGAAATTGTTACCCGAAGTCCACGCCGGCGACCCGGCGCTGGAAAAAATGGCCGGCGGCGTCGGCAGCGCCATCAGCCGCGGCGGCATGCAAACCAAAGTGATCGCGGCCAAACGCGCGGCACGCAGCGGTGCGGACACAATCGTTGCTTCCGGGCACGAAGACAACGTGCTGGTGCGCCTAAGCCAGGATGAAGCCATCGGTACCCGTTTTGTCGCCAAATTACCGGTGCTGGCGGCGCGCAAGCAATGGCTCGCCGATTATCTGCAAGTGCGCGGTTACGTCACGCTTGACCCAGGCGCGGTCAAAGCCCTGATCGATGACGGCAAAAGTTTGCTGCCGATTGGCGTGACTGACGTCAATGGTGAATTCGAACGCGGTGAAACGGTTTCCTGTCTGGACTCCGACGGCCGCGAAATCGCACGCGGGTTGATCAACTACAGCGCCGTGGAAACGCAAAAAATCCTGAAACAGCCCAGCAGTGAAATCGAAGCGATCCTGGGCTATGTCGACGAACCGGAACTGATTCACAGGAACAATCTGGTTCTGCTGTAA